From one Stieleria sp. JC731 genomic stretch:
- a CDS encoding SulP family inorganic anion transporter, with translation MLNFFRRQSANTKDDVLSGLTVALALVPEAVAFAFVAGVSPLIGLYSAVFIGLITAVLGGRPGMISGATGAMAVVVVGLVSIHGIEYMFPAVILCGLIQIAIGFARLGKLIRMVPHSVMLGFVNGLAIVIGMAQISSFKIFDLDAGQMVFLSGTRLWLMLGLVGLTMLIIFGLPRFTKAIPASLAAILVVTLISVGINRSGKIAGDDISSNAIATVGDMLATHATAATAKAQLAAGEEIVPVEASIGGGLPMPFFTEYMVPEFSWETLKIIFPFALTLAGVGLIESLMTLTLIDEITETRGRGNRECVGQGVANLVCGFFGGMGGCAMIGQSLINVNSGGRGRLSGITAACCLMLFILFVAPWIEMIPMAALVGVMFMVVIGTFEWASLKMISRIPPSDYFVMVLVAGYTVVMHDLATAVILGVVVSACVFAWKHATHLGADTKVSESGSKIYQLHGPLFFASASSFKELFDVQNDPDDVVIDFYYTRVYDQSGMEAIKTLTEKYQAANKKLHLTHLSEECRTLLDRAGELVEVNLSEDPQYHVATDRLA, from the coding sequence ATGCTGAATTTCTTTCGCCGCCAGAGTGCCAACACCAAAGATGACGTCCTCTCAGGACTGACCGTTGCGTTGGCATTGGTTCCCGAAGCCGTCGCCTTTGCGTTCGTTGCAGGAGTCTCACCGCTGATCGGCCTGTATAGCGCCGTTTTCATTGGCTTGATCACGGCAGTTCTTGGCGGACGGCCCGGCATGATTTCTGGGGCGACTGGCGCGATGGCAGTCGTCGTGGTCGGCTTGGTTTCGATCCACGGGATCGAATACATGTTCCCTGCGGTGATCCTTTGCGGCTTGATTCAGATCGCGATCGGTTTCGCCCGCCTGGGAAAACTGATCCGGATGGTCCCACACTCCGTCATGCTTGGCTTTGTCAACGGTTTGGCCATCGTGATCGGCATGGCGCAGATTTCTAGTTTCAAGATCTTTGACCTTGATGCCGGTCAAATGGTGTTCCTCAGTGGAACCCGGTTGTGGCTGATGCTTGGCTTGGTAGGGCTAACGATGTTGATCATCTTTGGTCTGCCACGTTTCACGAAAGCGATTCCGGCGTCGTTGGCGGCAATCTTGGTTGTGACTTTGATTTCCGTCGGGATCAATCGCAGCGGAAAGATCGCTGGCGACGATATCTCTTCAAACGCGATCGCGACGGTCGGCGACATGTTGGCAACGCATGCGACGGCGGCAACGGCGAAAGCTCAATTGGCCGCCGGTGAAGAAATCGTGCCGGTCGAAGCGTCAATCGGTGGCGGACTGCCGATGCCGTTTTTCACCGAGTACATGGTTCCGGAGTTCAGCTGGGAAACGCTTAAGATCATCTTTCCATTTGCTCTGACCCTCGCCGGTGTCGGACTGATCGAATCATTGATGACGCTGACACTGATCGATGAGATCACCGAAACCCGCGGACGCGGCAACCGTGAATGTGTTGGCCAGGGCGTGGCAAACCTCGTTTGCGGATTCTTTGGCGGTATGGGTGGCTGTGCGATGATTGGTCAGTCACTGATCAACGTCAACAGCGGCGGACGTGGCCGTCTAAGCGGTATCACCGCAGCTTGTTGCTTGATGTTGTTCATTTTGTTTGTCGCTCCTTGGATCGAAATGATTCCCATGGCGGCCTTGGTGGGCGTGATGTTCATGGTCGTGATCGGGACATTCGAATGGGCATCGCTGAAAATGATCAGCCGCATTCCCCCGTCGGATTACTTCGTCATGGTCTTGGTGGCTGGCTACACGGTTGTCATGCATGACTTGGCCACAGCAGTCATCTTGGGCGTCGTCGTATCGGCTTGTGTATTCGCCTGGAAACATGCGACCCACCTTGGTGCCGATACCAAAGTCAGCGAATCCGGCAGCAAGATTTACCAACTGCATGGCCCGTTGTTCTTCGCGTCCGCGTCTTCCTTCAAGGAACTGTTCGACGTCCAGAACGACCCTGATGACGTCGTGATCGACTTCTATTACACCCGGGTCTATGACCAGTCGGGGATGGAAGCGATCAAGACACTGACCGAAAAATACCAAGCAGCGAACAAGAAGTTGCACCTGACGCATCTCAGCGAAGAATGCCGAACGCTCCTCGATCGTGCAGGTGAGCTGGTCGAAGTGAACCTGTCAGAAGACCCGCAGTACCACGTCGCAACCGATCGTTTGGCATAG
- a CDS encoding AAA family ATPase, with the protein MPFRRTDQRFDRLFSKCSLAAFGDRRKLQIADIFLNCLENSVWNQESSGDAAQAVARIRNELLPPARTDQPNQITFSHSAVCEGLNNSLKDQERSIVVPSFFHGVVQFLLTSDASFDAGHQLCIDILTNAGVTSETLETSGASRLGEWVDDVFVEHLIANRQELKGRDHELLTYENWLRNSINAGRPVTLVGERGVGKTIFVEHLAASLQRKLPDRQFAILRPHASVFMQGEVDAELELLSRMAMGDSRIFLIFDQFDAMLSHEVFRLAFAEFFGGALSFGGHPMLFVCRPNMNLNEVLFREIEKKQLAEIEPRHVVEAVEHKLSGEARIQSEDGEGEAESQRFAKEIFRFSSQYFPSDAQPLAAVRLLQSVTDRKPRQDSGLPDVLFQDLISTVATEAGVEERQLQSDPDEFYATIQSQLAQEIIGQEHAVKTICNRLAKWEKKSRELLTISATTRRNRLEPARILLVGPPGIGKTETARALADLLGRPLHQFSMNQYATEMARTSFIGADVGYEGSGKTDTIFSQVQKTPRCIVLLDEIEKAHLDVQNILLGILEGEGKDYSGAITRFHQTIFVMTSNYAEQLISRKYETDRKEKTRSEVAASLSTPIVKVLLQQGASAEVEQEMVEFIREASEQITAEFRQQRTEWMNAVREKRESDATKARDRSLELVGAHLQYSAAEAELTKLREGKSIGSALLDRANDIVAYLPFVRHEEGDVKRADDSDIIQAFVDRFLPPTEAGKDREQQVNNIAVKVPHLASVRTIKTIVEQSS; encoded by the coding sequence ATGCCCTTTAGACGCACCGACCAGCGATTCGACAGGTTGTTTTCAAAGTGCTCACTTGCCGCCTTCGGCGATAGACGCAAGTTGCAGATTGCTGATATATTCCTCAATTGTTTAGAAAACAGCGTATGGAATCAGGAATCGTCAGGGGACGCTGCGCAAGCAGTCGCTCGCATTCGCAATGAGTTACTGCCCCCGGCAAGAACGGACCAGCCAAACCAGATCACGTTTAGCCATTCGGCTGTGTGTGAGGGACTCAACAATTCACTCAAAGACCAAGAGCGTTCAATAGTCGTACCGAGTTTTTTTCATGGTGTGGTGCAGTTCCTGTTAACTTCCGATGCCAGTTTCGACGCCGGGCACCAACTCTGCATCGATATTCTCACGAATGCCGGCGTGACTTCTGAAACACTCGAAACCAGCGGTGCCTCACGGCTTGGCGAATGGGTGGATGACGTTTTTGTGGAACACTTGATCGCTAACCGGCAAGAACTGAAAGGTCGAGATCACGAACTACTAACGTACGAAAACTGGTTGCGAAATTCGATTAATGCGGGTCGCCCCGTCACGCTAGTTGGCGAACGAGGCGTTGGGAAGACGATTTTTGTGGAACACCTGGCTGCAAGTCTCCAGCGGAAATTACCAGACCGGCAGTTTGCCATCCTGCGGCCCCACGCTTCAGTTTTCATGCAAGGCGAAGTGGATGCCGAATTGGAACTGCTAAGCCGAATGGCCATGGGAGATTCACGCATCTTTCTCATCTTCGACCAATTTGATGCAATGCTATCTCATGAAGTCTTTCGATTGGCTTTTGCGGAGTTCTTTGGCGGCGCCTTGAGCTTTGGCGGACACCCAATGCTGTTTGTTTGTCGTCCGAACATGAATCTGAATGAGGTACTCTTTCGCGAAATTGAGAAAAAGCAACTTGCGGAAATCGAGCCACGACATGTTGTTGAAGCAGTTGAACACAAGTTGTCGGGCGAGGCGAGAATTCAAAGCGAAGATGGTGAAGGCGAAGCCGAAAGTCAACGATTTGCAAAAGAAATCTTCCGGTTCTCCAGCCAATACTTTCCATCCGATGCTCAGCCTTTGGCTGCAGTACGGTTGCTTCAAAGCGTGACCGACCGAAAGCCCAGGCAAGACAGTGGTTTACCCGACGTTTTATTTCAAGATCTAATTTCTACGGTTGCTACAGAAGCTGGTGTTGAGGAGCGTCAGTTGCAATCCGATCCTGATGAGTTCTACGCGACGATCCAATCGCAACTCGCTCAGGAAATTATCGGTCAAGAACATGCCGTAAAAACAATTTGCAACCGATTGGCAAAGTGGGAAAAAAAGAGTCGCGAGTTACTGACCATCTCAGCGACAACGCGACGCAATCGACTTGAGCCTGCCAGGATACTTTTGGTTGGCCCGCCGGGAATCGGGAAAACGGAAACTGCCCGTGCATTGGCAGATCTGCTGGGACGACCACTCCATCAATTTTCAATGAACCAATACGCGACAGAGATGGCTCGCACTAGTTTCATTGGTGCCGATGTCGGTTATGAAGGAAGCGGGAAAACAGATACGATTTTCTCGCAGGTTCAGAAAACGCCCCGCTGTATAGTCCTATTAGACGAAATCGAGAAAGCACATCTGGATGTACAGAATATTTTGTTGGGCATTCTTGAGGGTGAAGGCAAAGACTACTCGGGTGCAATAACACGTTTCCACCAAACCATCTTCGTGATGACCAGCAACTACGCTGAACAGTTGATATCACGCAAGTACGAAACTGATCGCAAAGAAAAGACTCGCAGCGAGGTAGCTGCTTCACTCTCGACGCCGATCGTCAAGGTACTACTTCAGCAGGGCGCCTCTGCAGAAGTCGAACAAGAGATGGTGGAGTTTATCCGTGAAGCCTCGGAGCAAATCACAGCTGAGTTTCGTCAACAGCGAACGGAGTGGATGAACGCCGTCCGCGAAAAACGCGAATCCGACGCAACAAAAGCACGGGACCGATCCCTGGAACTGGTAGGCGCACATCTCCAGTATTCCGCCGCCGAGGCTGAGCTCACGAAATTGCGGGAAGGCAAGAGTATCGGTAGTGCCCTCTTGGACCGAGCAAACGACATTGTTGCCTACCTGCCATTCGTTCGACACGAAGAGGGTGATGTGAAACGGGCCGACGACTCGGATATAATTCAGGCTTTCGTGGATCGGTTCCTACCGCCGACGGAAGCGGGTAAAGACCGTGAACAGCAAGTGAACAACATAGCGGTCAAGGTGCCACATTTAGCATCGGTTCGCACTATCAAAACCATTGTAGAACAGTCAAGTTAA
- a CDS encoding mucoidy inhibitor MuiA family protein has protein sequence MRQFKESLFSTRSTRLRWYIAMVVLPGFLVLTKTPALSAAEDSSTQVHSTQGHSTLDVDSRIASVTVFRREANVVRVVNVPALDQRQRLRIRGLPSTLRNQTVRCESVPGVVVRSSRVVLHQEKVDTPERKQQSEQLRTLQDELESAKQDVAVVEMDLETIESLVNFSATKANQNLQNTKLDADGVSKIADFVMERRRALAKELHNAQTELRNKQLELENSIAQMSAETLPASKTTYDVILDVQAKQGGQLRVSYWVDEVSWEPSYTVHATTNDGADDKFLIELEAKITQNSGEDWNAVELVLCTGVPDLDADGPVLAPLRVAINGGTTQSKQQRSQPIAGDYAAPWEDQSNWQENLMLNAEAAGKQVGELNQTKSMQRGLASDAADNLSDETYSIDSEIDIVNQASGQSITILRSEVFGSINRIVTPLLSSFAYREAEVDNETGQNLVGGNATVFLDGQFVGRTTLPPTAAGGPISIGLGADRQLRTRRELLDREVEIKGGNRLSTLKYRLVVSNFHEHPVAIRLFDRLPISNQSSAFNVSFDPQSGGKLSEDGKYQRLLRPNGILRWDLEIPARRFGSDAFDHDYQYTIEMDRTQSIIGTDLPQQINQDLRFQRATGGGGMGGGMGGGMGGFGGGPAGMGINGGAGGSAR, from the coding sequence ATGCGGCAGTTCAAGGAATCTCTTTTCTCAACACGTTCGACTCGATTGCGTTGGTACATTGCGATGGTCGTCCTACCAGGCTTCCTTGTCCTCACCAAAACGCCTGCGTTGTCTGCGGCAGAAGACTCTTCTACACAAGTCCATTCAACACAAGGCCACTCGACCCTTGACGTGGATAGTCGAATCGCATCCGTGACCGTATTTCGGCGTGAAGCCAACGTTGTACGGGTTGTGAACGTTCCTGCGTTGGATCAACGACAGCGGCTACGGATCAGAGGATTGCCATCCACACTTCGAAATCAGACCGTGCGTTGCGAATCGGTTCCTGGTGTCGTCGTTCGGTCTTCACGTGTCGTCCTGCACCAAGAAAAAGTCGACACACCGGAGCGCAAGCAGCAATCAGAACAGCTGCGAACGCTGCAAGATGAACTCGAATCCGCAAAGCAAGACGTCGCGGTCGTCGAAATGGACCTCGAGACGATTGAATCATTGGTTAATTTTTCAGCGACGAAAGCCAATCAGAATCTTCAAAACACGAAACTTGATGCCGATGGCGTTTCCAAGATCGCCGACTTTGTGATGGAACGTCGACGCGCACTGGCAAAGGAACTGCACAACGCTCAAACCGAACTTCGCAATAAACAATTGGAATTGGAGAATTCGATTGCGCAGATGTCCGCTGAAACACTCCCCGCGTCGAAAACGACTTATGACGTCATCCTCGATGTACAAGCCAAACAAGGCGGGCAGCTACGCGTAAGCTACTGGGTTGACGAAGTTTCTTGGGAACCGAGCTACACGGTTCATGCGACGACGAATGATGGTGCGGACGACAAATTCCTGATCGAACTTGAAGCGAAGATCACGCAAAATAGCGGCGAGGACTGGAATGCGGTTGAACTGGTGCTCTGCACCGGCGTTCCGGACCTCGATGCAGACGGGCCAGTGCTGGCACCACTTCGTGTCGCGATTAACGGGGGCACCACACAGTCCAAACAGCAACGTTCCCAACCGATCGCTGGAGATTATGCCGCACCGTGGGAAGACCAAAGCAATTGGCAAGAGAACCTGATGCTGAACGCGGAAGCCGCCGGAAAACAAGTTGGCGAACTGAACCAAACAAAGTCCATGCAGCGGGGACTGGCCAGCGATGCGGCAGATAATCTATCGGACGAAACGTATTCCATTGACTCTGAAATCGATATCGTTAACCAAGCCAGCGGACAGTCGATCACGATCTTGCGTTCCGAAGTTTTCGGTTCGATCAATCGCATCGTCACACCATTGCTTAGCAGCTTCGCTTACCGTGAAGCCGAAGTCGACAACGAAACAGGGCAGAATCTTGTCGGTGGTAACGCAACCGTTTTTCTTGATGGCCAATTCGTCGGACGAACCACACTTCCGCCAACTGCTGCAGGCGGTCCGATTTCGATTGGGTTGGGCGCCGATCGGCAGTTAAGAACCAGACGCGAACTACTGGACCGCGAAGTCGAGATCAAAGGTGGCAACCGGCTATCGACGCTGAAGTATCGACTGGTCGTTTCGAACTTCCATGAACACCCTGTTGCCATCCGGTTGTTTGATCGCCTTCCAATCAGCAACCAATCTTCAGCGTTCAACGTCAGTTTTGATCCACAGTCCGGTGGCAAGCTTTCCGAGGACGGTAAGTACCAACGTTTGCTACGTCCGAATGGAATTCTGCGGTGGGATTTGGAAATTCCCGCACGACGTTTCGGCAGCGATGCCTTTGACCATGATTATCAATACACCATCGAGATGGACCGGACACAGTCCATCATAGGCACCGATCTACCTCAGCAAATCAATCAAGACCTGCGTTTCCAACGTGCGACTGGTGGAGGTGGTATGGGCGGAGGGATGGGAGGTGGCATGGGCGGGTTTGGCGGAGGCCCCGCCGGCATGGGAATCAACGGGGGAGCGGGCGGCAGCGCTCGATAG
- a CDS encoding transposase family protein: MSNPRVELVHNHDLLEMIFIALTASICGADGWVDVELFAKSKAD, from the coding sequence ATTTCGAACCCACGCGTCGAACTTGTCCACAATCACGATCTGCTTGAAATGATTTTCATTGCTCTCACCGCCTCGATCTGTGGCGCTGATGGATGGGTTGACGTCGAACTTTTTGCTAAGTCGAAAGCCGATTAG
- a CDS encoding peptidoglycan-binding protein, giving the protein MAEAWNEKIFKTPPAAPIAIDAYQLASPSLGAIELQSSGSNLPPTVLNRFMPPPRVDVHCHLIEVFDETKRDSDAIRKMYNALLSCGYQTNWKSKIQLKAILDPWIKDACGQRPTTGNNTISFIRFSLSNNTLRAVPYVLGAAMRAPFPFPDLRKHPGYLAPINAIAVPLVLDLSFMALFQDDPELVTGTTEEFAFWFRDVWQSTVQNANRLPNHLNAFFGTKRSVYFSTADEIKIKATLDGTAEIARQSRGALQPFLPIEPRRWCSSVRGNIPNQQFDSIGSYLGAYIYSEKSQADASNSKRGFAGLKFYTRHGWQLSGNNALYGDAIGPELDGVVQEVIDYAEQHDIPITNHHSPGGTPPNGFLIPPKEMVERNQTNVPLPPEYVLDSSSNYAQWLAWIAVAETAYLCEYVERTASPEIWRSILKEKPKMRVNLAHAGSAAAMYAHFYPSNCTLDVELVLNRLLGNTTWNDETIYDFRLSDIEYLLENPLAVQADIFPFVFWSSARLRLHRYCEVIRRRQVPYPPKRFTSNLTQEFGRKWQETLTRETMQCMVDATNQGHDLHSCGDWPPRWDSELSEFIRNCWELSNREFSKLEQHPNWDNWLQNWWSKIFSQANGQKSNWFGAIADLATNHENVYVDFSYATGQRSMLVGLDGQSRSERVIANTAIPTALRWMMSDDKLSRKVMFGSDWFLIEQDLGSADDAWAYFRKCFEVARLDDLAWERFSSLNALEFLNLRNRRDAIKAFVGSGPNRYTAFQSIVSIPEDPSKFVDLLPVVMQKKRSFYGYIEGKEWKYCVGSTEHCSENGRVDAPNIQSSGNEKIILPDGNEVVLNSTGVQSMDDGLLYIGPVTLDLPEPNVEFLSGSVGRGGDNKSTDVKKVQELLAEHLLSPGRFDGQIGDRTTKAIELFQRITFGWEHPDGRVDPGGQTISALSIPATSVKGECVEQVVLDITDECESPVDPGAISIDSTLVRNFLKTLLELWRTVESSREVYSELKSIPQSLEEIESWFRYRIHAKFSVRVIKQRMLLVIETTSSRLIYLRSVLQVSSRWSLKATRNVSWSTAFAGKTKHLTKAVKKNLLFTVATDVMEEFLEEEFSAARFLSTVSYDLAKAVLAALVVEATKLAVAGAIAVGGTAGLVAAAVILVGGAAVVLYLAFADDPVRERVRRNAAPVLDSFVDSLKTDVREIIDTTKWCFANQAQCLLPLYQ; this is encoded by the coding sequence ATGGCTGAAGCATGGAACGAGAAGATTTTTAAGACGCCACCCGCGGCTCCGATAGCTATCGATGCTTACCAGTTAGCCTCTCCGTCTCTTGGAGCGATTGAGCTTCAATCAAGTGGCAGCAATTTGCCTCCTACTGTCTTAAATCGTTTCATGCCACCACCGCGGGTCGATGTGCATTGCCATTTGATCGAGGTGTTTGATGAAACCAAACGCGATTCAGATGCGATCCGCAAGATGTACAACGCATTGCTGAGTTGCGGTTATCAGACAAATTGGAAGAGCAAGATTCAACTTAAGGCGATTCTGGATCCTTGGATCAAGGATGCTTGCGGCCAACGACCAACGACGGGAAACAATACGATCTCGTTCATTCGGTTTTCATTGTCGAACAATACCTTACGCGCTGTGCCCTACGTGTTGGGTGCGGCGATGCGTGCACCGTTTCCATTTCCGGATTTGCGCAAGCACCCGGGTTATCTCGCCCCCATCAATGCCATCGCAGTTCCACTGGTTCTCGACCTCAGTTTTATGGCATTATTTCAAGACGATCCGGAATTGGTGACAGGAACTACGGAGGAGTTTGCGTTTTGGTTCCGCGATGTGTGGCAATCTACTGTCCAAAATGCCAACCGACTGCCAAACCATTTGAACGCCTTTTTTGGCACGAAACGTTCGGTCTATTTTTCGACTGCTGACGAGATAAAGATAAAGGCGACTCTAGACGGTACAGCAGAGATTGCGCGTCAGAGTCGCGGAGCGTTGCAACCGTTCCTCCCAATTGAGCCACGTCGGTGGTGCTCTAGTGTTCGTGGAAACATTCCCAACCAACAATTTGATTCGATTGGCAGTTATCTGGGGGCGTATATTTACTCGGAGAAGTCTCAAGCCGACGCGAGTAACTCAAAACGAGGCTTTGCTGGGCTGAAGTTTTACACTCGTCATGGATGGCAGCTTTCAGGAAACAACGCCCTCTATGGCGATGCGATCGGCCCTGAATTAGATGGCGTTGTTCAAGAGGTTATCGATTATGCTGAGCAACACGACATTCCCATTACAAACCACCACAGTCCCGGCGGCACACCGCCAAACGGATTTCTTATCCCGCCTAAGGAAATGGTGGAAAGAAATCAAACGAACGTACCGCTTCCACCAGAATACGTACTTGATTCTAGCTCTAATTATGCCCAATGGCTGGCTTGGATCGCCGTCGCAGAAACAGCTTATCTGTGCGAATACGTGGAGAGAACAGCGTCACCTGAGATCTGGAGGTCAATTCTAAAAGAAAAGCCAAAAATGCGGGTGAACTTGGCCCACGCAGGGTCTGCTGCCGCAATGTACGCTCATTTCTACCCTTCAAATTGTACGTTGGATGTTGAACTGGTGCTCAATCGTCTATTGGGCAACACGACGTGGAATGACGAGACGATATACGACTTTAGGCTATCAGATATCGAGTATCTCCTGGAAAATCCTTTGGCAGTGCAGGCGGATATCTTTCCGTTTGTCTTTTGGAGTTCCGCTAGGCTGCGTCTGCATCGGTATTGCGAAGTCATTCGAAGGCGACAGGTTCCGTATCCACCAAAACGATTTACAAGCAACTTGACGCAGGAGTTTGGCCGGAAATGGCAGGAGACACTTACCCGAGAGACAATGCAGTGCATGGTCGATGCGACCAATCAAGGGCATGATCTCCATAGCTGTGGTGACTGGCCACCGCGATGGGATTCTGAGTTGAGCGAGTTCATTCGTAACTGTTGGGAATTGTCGAACAGGGAATTCTCAAAACTCGAACAACATCCAAATTGGGACAACTGGCTACAAAATTGGTGGTCCAAAATCTTTTCGCAAGCCAATGGCCAAAAAAGCAACTGGTTTGGTGCGATTGCTGACTTGGCAACTAATCACGAGAACGTCTATGTCGACTTCTCCTATGCGACCGGTCAGCGCTCGATGCTTGTCGGCTTGGATGGTCAATCCAGAAGCGAACGGGTCATTGCCAATACGGCAATTCCCACTGCTCTCCGGTGGATGATGTCCGACGATAAACTATCGCGCAAGGTAATGTTCGGCAGTGATTGGTTTTTGATTGAGCAAGACCTCGGAAGTGCCGACGACGCCTGGGCCTACTTCCGCAAGTGCTTCGAAGTCGCTCGGCTAGACGATCTCGCATGGGAGCGATTCAGTAGCTTGAATGCACTTGAGTTTCTGAATCTGAGAAATCGGCGCGATGCTATCAAGGCTTTCGTTGGAAGCGGTCCAAACAGATACACAGCGTTTCAGTCAATTGTCTCGATCCCGGAGGATCCAAGCAAATTTGTCGATTTACTCCCAGTTGTCATGCAGAAGAAGCGGTCTTTTTATGGATACATCGAAGGAAAAGAGTGGAAGTACTGCGTTGGTTCAACCGAACACTGCAGCGAGAACGGGCGTGTAGACGCGCCAAACATTCAAAGTTCGGGTAATGAAAAAATCATATTGCCGGATGGGAATGAAGTTGTGCTAAACTCGACTGGCGTGCAGTCGATGGACGATGGGTTATTATACATTGGCCCAGTTACGCTTGATTTGCCAGAACCAAATGTCGAGTTCCTTTCCGGCTCCGTGGGGCGAGGCGGCGACAACAAATCAACAGACGTAAAAAAGGTGCAGGAACTTCTTGCAGAGCACTTGCTTTCGCCTGGCCGATTTGACGGGCAGATTGGCGACCGCACAACAAAAGCAATCGAACTTTTTCAACGGATCACTTTTGGTTGGGAACATCCTGACGGGAGGGTAGATCCTGGCGGGCAAACTATCAGCGCTTTGAGTATTCCCGCAACAAGCGTTAAAGGCGAATGCGTCGAGCAAGTCGTACTTGATATAACAGATGAGTGCGAATCGCCGGTCGATCCTGGGGCGATATCGATAGATTCGACATTGGTTCGCAACTTTCTTAAAACGCTGCTAGAGCTTTGGAGGACAGTAGAAAGTTCTCGCGAAGTTTACAGTGAGCTTAAATCGATCCCTCAAAGCCTGGAGGAAATTGAGTCATGGTTTCGCTACAGAATTCACGCGAAGTTTTCTGTACGAGTCATCAAACAACGAATGCTGTTAGTGATAGAGACAACAAGTTCGAGATTGATCTACTTAAGAAGCGTTCTACAGGTGTCGTCTCGGTGGAGTCTTAAGGCCACACGCAATGTTTCGTGGTCGACCGCATTCGCTGGTAAGACGAAGCATTTAACCAAAGCAGTCAAGAAAAATCTCCTGTTCACTGTTGCGACCGACGTTATGGAAGAGTTCCTTGAAGAGGAATTTTCAGCAGCGCGATTCCTATCGACAGTTTCGTACGATTTGGCAAAGGCAGTTTTGGCTGCACTCGTTGTTGAAGCTACGAAGTTAGCTGTAGCCGGAGCTATTGCCGTTGGAGGTACTGCGGGCTTGGTTGCCGCAGCAGTTATCCTTGTTGGAGGCGCCGCAGTGGTACTTTACCTCGCTTTTGCCGATGACCCGGTACGCGAAAGAGTGCGGCGAAATGCAGCACCTGTACTCGATTCATTCGTCGATTCGTTGAAGACTGACGTAAGAGAAATCATTGACACCACAAAATGGTGCTTTGCGAACCAGGCCCAATGCTTGTTGCCGCTCTATCAATGA